CAAAAACACAAAAGAACTTCCAAGATTTCATTTCAATGAACCTGAACTTGACGGAGATAAATTTATAGAAATCAAAAGAGAAACTCAGGTTAATATCGTAGCCCTTGCTTTTCACATTCCATCTTTTAATCACGAAGACCAGATAATTTTAAGTGCCTTAACAGAAATGTTAAGTAGCGGAAAAAGCGGGATTTTAAAAGAAAAATTAAAATACCAAAAAGAACTGGTCAGTGAAATATATGCATACAATATGGAACTGATCGACAAAGGTGTATATTTAGCGTTAGCTGTATGTAACCCCGGGATAGACCCTCATAAAGTAGAAAAAGAGATAAAAAAAATTTTATTAAATTTTAAACCTACAAAAAAACTCCTTAAAAAAATAATCAACAATACCAAACTCGATTTTATAACATCTATGGAAAGCTCCAGCAGTGTAAGCAATATTTTTGGAGATTATTTCGCAAAAGGGGATATAACTCCGCTACTTAATTATGAAGAAAATATATCAAAATTAAAACTGCAAGATTTCGAAAATATAAAAAAATATTTTGAAAAAGGAGTCAGTATAATTTTAAGAAACTGATTTTTTTTTATTGCTTTTTAAATACCACCAAATTGCGGGAAATCCTGCCATTATTTCAATTATTATTGTCCAAATTCTGCTCTCAACTGAGCCTTTGTATGTTATTGCAATAAAGCTGATAATAGGAATTAAAATTAAAAGCGCCCTCCATAAAATTCCAAAATAAATTTTAAAATATTTTTTAATTTTATTTTTCTCATTGATTTTTATATTAAAAACTTCAAAATATTTATTTACAACAAAAAAACTTATGATAATTGTAACAATAAATTCCGAAATAAAAATAAACTTTACATACATAAACATTCTAAAATACATCATTAAATCTAAGAAGAGCAAAAACATCATAAAAATTATTATACTCATAATTCCTGCTATGTGAAACCATAGCTTAAAAGCCGGTTTAAATAATTCCATAAAAAATTCCTTATTTTATTAATTATTTTTATTAAATTTTAACTTTTATTTATAAAACAACAATGTTTTATTAAATTTTACAATATTCATCCACAATAACTTTGTTTTTACCGCTTTTTTTAGCTTTGTACATTAATTCATCAGCTTTTTCAATTAAATTTTTTATAGGCATTCTTTTAGACAGTTTTACCAAAATACCGCCTATGCTTACAGTTATATTTATTTTTTGTTCTTTTTCTACATCAATAAATGTTGAAGCTATGGTTTTTCTTATTTCATCTAATTTTTCTTTTAATGTTTCAGTGTCTTTTATTGCAGAAAAAACTATTACAAATTCTTCTCCTCCGTATCTAAAAAGATAATCGGAAAGTCTTATTTTGTTCTTTATAATTTCGGCTACCTTTTTCAAAACTTCATCTCCTGCTAAATGTCCATATGTGTCATTTATACGTTTAAAATTATCTATATCCAAAAATGCAAGTCCAAATGGCATATTAGATATAATAGAAATATCCTCAATTCCCAAAATCAGAGATTCCAGATTAGTTCTGGTTAAAGTTTTTGTTAATGGATCCAATTTTAATTTTTTTATTTCAACCATTGCTAAATGTGTGATAATAAAAGATAAAAAAATTAAAGAATTTTTCATAAATTCATTATATTTTTCAATTAACAACAGATAATTTTTTTCTTTTTTTAATTTAATAATTTGTTCTATAATATAGTTTAAATTATCTAAAAGTGACGTTAATTTTTCAGCTTCTTTTTCTTCTATGGAATTGATCCTATGTTTTATGTTAAACAAATTAATTTTTTCATTGAATTTTAAATCTTCATTTTTAATAAAATTTAGAAAATTATCTGTCAGATTAAGAAAATAATTTATATAATTGAACAATTCTTTGTCATTTTCTCTAATTGTACCCAGTATATATTCACTTAATAGAAGTTTTTCCCTGTCAATACAATCCTGCAAATAACTAAGCGCGGAATAGTTTCTAATAAAATTAAAAAATTCATTAATTTTAATAAAAAAAGATTCTAGATTACAAAAAGAATAATCGTTGATATTTTCAAAAATTGACTTTAAAAAAGATAATTCTACAAAATTTATGACCTCCAAATAAGAGGAATATTCTATACCGTTATTATCAAACTTTTGAGTATAAGCAATTATTTCGTTTTTCAATTCACTAAAGTTACAATTTAAAAATAATTCAAAATTTTTATTTAAAAAATTTTTATAATTCATAATTAAAAACTTAAAATCCTTATTTTTTAAAAAATTTTTAGTATAAGAATTGATTTTAAGCTTTTCAATTAAATTTTTATATGTTTTATTTAAAATAATTTCAAAAAGTTCTTTCTGACGGTCTTCTTTCATATATTTTCCTTACATGTAACTTTTTAATAAAGCGCTCCCCACCCTTATCATGTTACTCCCTTCTTCTATTGCTATTTCAAAGTCTCCGCTCATTCCCATAGAACAGATTTTAGCTCCATATGGTTTTAATTTCTCAAAAATATTATAAGTTAATCTAAAACTTTTTCTAATTTCTTTTTCATCGTCGGTATGTGCACCGATCGTCATAATACCTTTTAGATTAATATTTTTCAAATTTTCTTTAATTTTTAAATAGGTGTCAATTGCCCTCTGCGGTTCTAATCCATGTTTGGTAGGCTCACCTGAAGAATTAATCTCCAAAAGACAGTTTATTTTCTTTTTAGTTCTTTTATCAATCGCTTCAGCCAGTTCATAGGAATTAATTGATTGAATCATAAAAGGATTTAGTGAAAGAAGTTTATTTATTTTATTTTTTTGAAGATTTCCAATAAAATGCCATTCAATTGGATATTCTTCAAGGGCTTTAACTTTTTTTTCCATGTCCTGAACCCTGTTTTCCCCAAAAGCTCTTTGACCCTCATTATAAAGTTTTAAAAGTGGTTCAATTTTATCCGTATATTTAGTAACTGCAACAATTTGAACTATTAAATGTTCACTTCGTCTCAGTCTTGCTGCTTCAACCCTTTGAATTAACTCATCTAATGTCATTTTTACTCCTTAATGGATAATTCTTATTATATCATTATAAATCCCAATCAACATTAAGCATGCAAGTATTGCCCAGCCGCCTATTGTTAATTTTATCATAATCTCTTCGCTTAATTCTTTTTTAAAAATTGCTTCATATAAATTAAATACAATATGACCTCCATCAAGTGCCGGAATCGGAAGAAGATTCAAAATTCCAAGATTCACGCTAAGAAGCGCTGTTAAAAAAAGTAAAGGTATTATCCCCATATCAGCAACTTTAGCCGTTACATCAACAATTCCTATAGGTCCGCTCAGAGTATTAAGCCCTATAGTCCCGGTAATTAGTTTTTCAATTCCTTTAAATATTAAGCTGGCATCATTTATAAATTTATCCCATGCAACTACGGGCGCCTCAAAAATTGAATATTTAACTTTTATTATTTTTCCATTTGGAGAAATTCCAATAATTTTTCTTTTTATTGTTTCATTGAAGATGTTTTTGGTAATAATTATTTTAGGAGTAACAGTTAACATAATAATTTTACTATTTCTTTTAACTTTTAATTTTACTATATCACTTTTTTGGATTATCTCAGGTATTTCATCCCATGATTTTATCTTAACCCCGTTTACTTCAACAATTACATCATCCTTTTGAAGTTTATGAAATGCAGGAGAATCTTTCATAACATTTCCAACAACAGGTGCAAGTTTTGGCCAACCTGTAAGTGCCACAAAAAGATAAATCAAAAATGCCAACAAAAAGTTAAATCCGGGACCTCCTAAAAGAATTAAAATTCTCTGCCATGGTGTTTTTGAATTGTATGAATCAGGATCATAATTTTTTAATGTAGGATTTGTATCATCCTGTCCTTTCATCTGAACATATCCGCCAAGCGGAATGGCACTTAGGCACCAGTTAGTATTCCCTATTTTTTTACAAATTAATTTTTTTCCAAAACCGATAGAAAAAACTTCGACTTTAACCCCTACCAGCCTTGCCATTAAAAAATGGCCTAATTCATGGAAAAAAATTAAAAAAGATAAAACTAAAACTGCGCTAATCATTATGCTTCTTTATATATGCCCCTATATAATCAATCCCACTGTATAATGTAAGAATTACAGCAATCCATAAAAGAATATTAGCTAAAGGCCAGTTCATTATCAAAAATCCGATAGCTATCATTTGAAACACCGTTTTTATTTTTCCGGCAAAACTTGCCTTAACACTCATTCCCTCTTCCACCATTGCAATTCTAAGACCGGTTATAAAAAATTCTCTAAGTAAAATCAGATATATTGCCCAAGGATTTGCCCTCTGAAGATATACAAGGCCAATAAACGCTCCAAGGACAAGCATTTTATCTGCAAGCGGGTCAAGTATTTCTCCAAGTTTACTTACAGCATTAAAACTTCTAGCAATATACCCGTCAAAAAAATCAGTAATACTTGCTATCACAAAAAGCAAACCCGCAAAATAGTCTAGCCAAGAAGGATGAATATTAGGAAAAAAATCTCTGTTTACCAGGAAAAAAAACATAAGAAGAGATATAAAAATTCTAATAAAAGCCAATATATTTGGAATTTGTTTTAATCTTCGCTCCCAAATTAAATATCTGTTTAGCCTGATATTATCCTTTGTTATCAACCTATTTTCCCTCCGAAAGTTGTGCCGCCATCAACTATAAAAGTCTGCCCTGTAATCCAGCTTGCTTCATCTGTACATAAAAAGTATGTAATTCCCGCCAAATCATCCGGTCTTCCCATTCTGTTAAGCGGACTTCTAATTTCCACCGCTCTTTTTACCTCTTCATAATTAGGAAAAGCCCTTAGTGCATCAGTATCTATTGGTCCTCCGCTTACAGCATTTACCCTAATACCCCAATCACCGAGTTCAGCTGCCGCATATTTTACCATTGTTTCAACTGCTGCCTTGCTTGCCCCATGGCCAGCATAATTTGGAGTGTATACAAGATTACCGGTTGAACTAAGAGAAATTATACTTCCACCTCCAACTTTTTGCATTCTTTTAGCAGCTTCCTGCGCTCCAACTACAAATGCATTGACAGTTGCAGTAAAAATATTGCAAATTCCTTTTGGTTTTAATCTCATAAAAGGGCCAAATCCCCCAACAACCGCCCTTCCGCTGATAATTGCATTTGAAACAAAAAAATCAACCCTCTCAAAGTCTTTATCAATTTCGGCAAATAAATCTTTGTAAGTTTCTGGCTCCAAAATATTCAATTTGTAAGCTTTTGCCCTAATTCCATATTTTTTGCTCCATTCGTTTGCTAAATTTTCAGCTATTTCTTTATTTGAATTATATGTAAAAGCTATATTTATCTTTTCTCTTGCAAATCTTTCAGCTATAGCCTTACCAATACCTCTTGTTGCACCGCTTATTACCAATGTTTTATTTTTCAAATTAACTCCTTAACATAATAATTTTTCTATAGATATTTTTTAATTACTTCTTTAATTTTTTTCTTATTTTCTTCACTTGGTGGTGTTAAAGGCAATCTGTATTCAAGTGAAGGAATAAGCCCTGCTTCGTACATTGCATATTTTATTGGAATTGGATTACTTTCAATAAATAAAATTTTATTTAATTCATAAAGCTCTTCATTTATTTCTCTTGAAGTTTCAAAATCACCTTTTAATGCGGCGTGTATTAAATCTGCTATTTTATTTGGAAGTAAGTTGGAAGTTACAGAAATACAACCGTTTCCGCCTGTAGCCATAATTGGATAATTTATTGCATCATCTCCGCTGATTACACTAATTCCTGATTTAGATTTTAGAGCCACTACATTTTCTATTTTTCCTGTAGCTTCTTTTATCGCCACAATATTTTCAACATCATTAAAAAGCCTAACGGCGGTATCAACTTCTATGTTACTGCAAGTCCTGCCCGGAACATTATATAAAACAACCGGAATGGAAATACTTTCGGCCAATGTTTTATAATGTGCATATATACCTGACTGTGTCGGCTTATTATAATAAGGAGCCACACTTAATATTGCGTCTGCGCCTTTGCTTTCGGCAAATTTTGCAAGATCAATCGCCTCATGGGTAGAATTACTACCAGCTCCGGCTAAAACTTTAGCCCTTCCTTTACAAACTTCCACTGCAATTTCAATACATCTTTTATGCTCATCGTGTGTTAAAGTGGCACTCTCACCGGTAGTACCTACCGGTACAACATAATCAATTCCGTTAACAATTTGTCTTTCAATTAATTTTGCATAGGTTTCTTCATCAACTTTTCCGTTTTTAAACGGAGTTATTAAAGCGGTCATTGCACCTTGCATAAAAAATCCTTTTTGTTGTAATTATATCAAATCATTCGTATCTTAGAGTTTCAAGAACATCAGTTTTACTAGCCTTTACCGCAGGATAAATTGAAGCAAATAATACTATTAAAAACGCTCCCGTTATTATCAAAGAAAAATCAATAAAGCTCAGCTCAACAGGTAATCTGCTGACACCGTAAACATCAGCAGGCAGTTTTACAATATCAAAAGTTTTTAATACCCATATTCCAAACCATCCAAGCGCTGTCCCGCTTATTATTCCAAAAATTCCTATAATAAGCCCAAGTTTTAAAAATATAGCCTTAATTTCTTTTCTACTGGCACCCAAACTCATCATAAGGGCAATCTCTTTTCTTTTACTCATTATCATCATAAGAAGCGAACTTATAATATTAAGAGAAGCGACGATAATAATAAGCATCAAAACCAAAAACAAAGCCCTTTTTTCCATTTTAAGCGCAGCAAAAAAATTTCCGTTTTGCTGCCACCATCCAATGACTCCAATACCGGGAGGAAGTATTTTTTTTATTTTTTCTATATCTTTAAAAGGGTCTGGAGTGTAAATATGAATACCGCTGTAATAGTCCTGATGAAGTATTCTTTTAAGACCTTTTATATTCATATAAGCTATTCCTTTGTCATAAGCAACAAGACCGCTGTCAAAATAAGAGATAACCCTTACTTTTTTAAGTAGCGGTGAAATACCAAATCCTAAAGGTGTAATTTTGGAAAAAATCATAATAATTTTTTCCCCTTTGGCTATACCCAGATCACCAAAAAGCCTTTTTCCAACCACCACATCAAAAACATCGACTTTTTTTATATCTTTAAGTGCATTTTTAAAAATATAATTAATTTCAGCTTCTTTTTTAAAATCAACACCATAAAGCAACACTCCGTTTAAACTGTTACCATTTTGTATTACCGCTGAGGTTTCAATATAGGGCGAATATTTAAATTTGGGAAAATGTTTTTTTAAAAGTTCCAAAGTGTTTTTATCTACCTTAACCAAAGAAGAATAAACGGTAATTGGATAATTCATAACTTTAAGTTTTTTTTCAAACTCCCTGTCCATCCCGTTCATTATACCCATTGCTATCATTAGAGTTGCAACTCCGGTTAAAATGCCGAGAAAAGCAAGTATAAAACTTATATAAATAAATGGGTGTTTTTTATCAAACCTTAAATATCTTTTGATAATAAAACCAACAAATTTTTTATTCACTTTTAATTATCCATTATCCGTTATATATTTTCAATTAAAATTTTGGGCTTTTTCCACAACAGTCTTTATATTTTTTACCGCTTCCGCAAGGACATGGATCGTTTCTTTTTACTCTCTTTTTTGCCTGTTTTGCTTCAAATTCAGCCTGTAATTTTTTGGTTTCTTCATCCAGGTTCTTAAGAATTTCATCAATATCTTTTTCTTCCATATGTTCAGGAATATCTGGAATTTTATTTAAAATTTCATCAACTTTTTTACCTTCAATCGCCTTTAAAAACTCTGCGATTTCAGGATCAACCTGAGGCATTTGATATTCTATCTGTAAATTATGAAGTATCTTGGAACTTTCAATTTTAATTCTCTGAATAAGCTCTTCAAACAAGGTAAAACTTTCTTTTTTATATTCAACTAGCGGATCTTTTTGATTATATCCCCTAAGTCCGATACCTGTTTTTAAAATATCCATCATATATAAATGGTCTCTCCAGCTTTCATCCAATACCTGAAGCAATACCTGTCTTAAAATTCTTTCTCTGTCCTCTTTGCTTGCATCTTTAAATTTGTCTTCAAATGATTTTTCTAATTTTTCCAAAATATATTTTTTAAGCTCTTCATAATCTTTATTTTTAAGCTCTTCTTCATTAAAATCAACCCCGGTATATTCTTTTAACTGAGCAACCAATTTTTCATAATTAAAATCTTCTTCTAATGTATGAGGAAAAATTTCACTCTCAGCCAAAATATACTCTACAAAATCTTCTCTGATTTCTTTTATTTTTTCTTCAATATTGAAATTAGGATCTAAAATCTGATCTCTGAATTTATAAATAACTTTTCTTTGTTCATTTGCAACATCATCATATTTTAAAATATGTTTTCTTGCTTCAAAATGCATACTTTCAACTTTTTTCTGAGCATTTTCAATTGCACGTGAGACAATTTTACTGTCAATATGTTCACCTCTTTCAATTCCAAGTCTGTCCATTATTCTCTTAATTCTGTCACTTCCAAAAATTCTTAATAAATCATCTTCAAGAGATAAATAAAACTGACTAACCCCTGGGTCACCCTGACGGCCTGACCTACCCCTTAGCTGATTGTCAATTCTTCTGCTTTCATGTCTTTCAGTACCAATTATATAAAGACCGCCTAGTTTTTTAACTTCATCATCTATTTTAATATCAACTCCCCTACCGGCCATATTAGTGGCAACCGTAACAGCGCCCTTTCTACCTGCCTGTGCGATAATTTCTGCTTCTTTTTCATGGTGTTTTGCATTAAGAACTGTATGAGGAATTTTTTCTTTTTTAAGCAGTCTGCTTAAATATTCACTTTTTTCAACACTTGTAGTACCAACAAGTACAGGCTGACCCTTTTTATGAAGTTCTTTTATTTTTTTAACAACAGCCTCAAATTTTTCCTCTGCCGTTTTATAAACCAGATCATTCAAATCTTTTCTGATTACGGGCTTGTTTGTAGGAATTGAAATAACTTCAAGGCCATAAATTTCAATAAATTCAGTAGCTTCTGTCTGAGCGGTACCCGTCATACCGGCAAGTTTTTCGTATAATCTAAAATAATTTTGATAAGTGGTTTCTGCAAAAGTCTGGGATTCTTCCTGAATTTCCACTCCCTCTTTTGCCTCAAGCGCCTGATGAAGGCCTTCACTAAATCTTCTACCCTCGGCAATCCTACCTGTAAATTCATCAACAATTAAAACCTCGCCTTTTCTCACAATATAATCTTTTCCGTTTTGAAACAGATAATTGGCTTTTAGGGCCTGGTCAAGATGATGGGCTAAAATTGCATTTTCAGGAGTATAAAGATTATCCACTCCAAAAAGTTTTTCGGCTTCCCTTATCCCTTCTTCAGTAAGTAAAACAACTTTATCTTTTTCATCCACGGTAAAATGTTTATCTTTAATAAGTTTTTTTGCCACCTCATCGGCTCTAATATAATCTTCAACCCTCTTATTGGCAGGGCCTGAAATAATTAAAGGTGTTCTTGCTTCATCTATTAAAATGGAATCAACCTCATCCACTATTGCATAATAATGCCCCCTTTGGACTTTATCATTTATATCAAACACCATATTGTCTCTTAAATAATCAAATCCAAATTCGGAATTTGTCCCGTATGTAACATCACACTGATAAGCTTTTTTTCTTTCTTCATCATCCATACCTGAGACAATTACACCTGTGGTTAAACCAAAAAAAGAATAAAGTTTCCCCATTTGAGTGGCATCTCTTTTTGCAAGATAATCATTTACTGTTACAACATGAACGCCTTTTCCAAGGATGGCATTTAAAACCACCGGCAGGGTTGCGACTAATGTTTTACCCTCACCTGTTTTCATTTCGGCGATTTTACCCTCATGCAAAACCATTCCACCTACAAGCTGCACATCAAAGTGCCTCATCCCAAGAACTCTCTGTGAGGCTTCCCTTACCATAGCAAACACATCGTTTAAATATCTCTCAAGTACAACTTCCCTGTCTTCCTTTTCAATCTCTTTTAAAACATTTTCTTTAATTTTATTAAATTCATTTTTTATCTCTTCATCGCTCATTTTATGATATTTATCTTCCAAAGCGTTTATATCTTTTACTCTTTTAAAATATCTTTTTAATTCTCTATCATTTCTGGTACCAAAAATTTTTCTGAAAATACTTTTAACCATTAAAAAAGCCTTTGCAAAGTTTTTTGTTATAATAACATAAATTGTAAGGAAAATTGGATAATGAAGAATCGAAAATGGATAATAATTTTATTACTAATCAGTAACTTGTTTGCTCTAAATTTACCAAAAAATTTTACTGCAGAATTTACCCAGTATATTTATCAAAGCAGTAAAAAACTGACTTACAGAGGCATTGTAATTATAAACAACAATCAGGTTTACTGGAAATATACCTATCCAAACATCAAAGAAATATGGATAAAAGATAAAGTTTATGTATACGAACCTGACTTAATGCAGGTTACCATCTCTAAAAAACCAAAACTTAATCTTTTTAAAATATTAAAAAATGCAAAAAAACTAAACAATAATCTTTATGTGGCAACCGCCGACAACAAAGAAATTTATTTTATTTATGACAAAACTTTAAAAAAAGCATATTACACTGACGATATAGGAAACAGGGTGGAAATTTATTTTAAAAAACTTAATAAAAATTTAAAAATTCCGCCACTTAATTTCCCAAAAAACATAGATTTTATTTATCAGAATTAAGCATCATGATATTTCTGAGTGATTTTATATAACTTTTTGATAAATGCAGCATGTTTATCATTATTGCATTAATATCAGCACTGACCTGTGAATTTTTAGAAATTAATTTAATTATGTCGCTTGCCTTTTTATAAGATTTTGCCAGCTGGTCATAAATTTTTTCTATTTCATCATATACATCATTACCGTTCAAATAATCAATAAACAAAACGGTGGCTTTTAAAATCTGATACCTTATATTTTGTAAAAATTCTTCAAGACCTTCTTCTTTATATATTCTGTCAATATCCCCTAACATATCTTTGATTGATTTGGCTGCGGTTGCAAGATACATCGTTTTTTTTAATAACTTCATAATTTCTTCATTTTGTTTTAAATGTGATATAAATTTATATATTTCACCCTCAATTTCTCTGATTTCTTCATAAAGTTTATTAAAATCCACATCAATCATATCCTGATTTTCTTCTAAAAGTTTATCTACCGGTTTATCTATTTTAGAAGGAGGGATGTAAATGGCAAGCAAGGCAAAATTACTGATTTTTTTAGAAAGTCTATCAATTTCTTTATTTAATGCGTCAATTGCTAAATTTGAAATATTGATATCAACGGAATTAATATACTTCACAACACTTCTTTTTTTATCTTTTATTATTTTTTTTAAACTTTTTGCATAAAAATCAATAAAAGGAAACCATATAATTACCCCTAAAACATTAAAAAGAGTATGAAAAAATGCAATTTTTAAGACATTATCCAATCCGTCTGTAAAATAAAGGGTAATATTTACTAAATATTTTATAAAAATAAAAGCTATAATCCCGATACTTATATTAAAAAGTACATGGGCAAGTGCCAGTCTTTTCTTATCTGAATTTCCTCCGATTGATCCTATCAGAGCAGTTACAGTGGTTCCAATATTTGCTCCTATTACAAAAGCAGATGCCATATTAAAATCAACAACCCCGCTGTACAAGGCACTCTGTATTATTGCTATTGATGCCGAACTTGACTGAATAATTGCAGTAATTAAAAAACCGAGCAGTAAAAAAACAATCAGCGGATAATTTTTATATTCATTTATATTAAAATTTTTTGAAAAAACCTGCATCGAATCTTTCATAATTTCAAGCCCATAAAATAAAAGCCCTACGGCAAAAAGTAAAAGCATTATTCTTTTTATTTTTTCATTCTCCACTAAAATACTAAATCCGCCAATACCGATAAAAAGATAAAAAAGAGGCATTAAATTTACTTCAAATCCGAAAACGGCAACAAGCCAGGCTGTAAAAGTTGTCCCTATATTCGCCCCGAAAATCACAGCAATAGCGTTTTCAAGATTTATTAATCCGACACCTATTAAAGAAAGGGTTATTAATGTGACAAAAGACGAACTCTGAAAAACGGCAGTAAAAAATATTGAAGAAAAAAAGGCTTTTATATTACTGCCAGTAAGTTTATTTACAATTTTTTTAAAAGATTTGGATGAAAGTTTTTTTAATATATCTTCAAACAGATATATTCCAAATAAAAAAAGTCCAAGTCCTGCAAAAGCTTCAATCATTAAAAAACTTTAAAAATTTTTTGTGAATTATACCGTTGCTTGCAACTATACATTTATCTTCAAACATATTAAAGCCACTTCCCTTTTCATTACTAATTGTTCCTCCGGCTTCTTTTAAAATAATAATTCCGGCACTCACATCCCACGGTTTCAAATTAATCTCATAATATCCGTCAAACCTGCCCTCGGCCACATAGCATAAATCAAGAGCCGCACTTCCAAAACGTCTGATATCCTGACATTTTGGCAGGATTTTTGAAAGCTTATCCACAACCCAGTTTAAATCGTCTTTGTTTTCAGCCCCGGAATAAGGAAAACCGGTAGCAATTAAAGCCCTCCCAAAATCACTAAATTCACTAACTTTTATTTTCTTTTTGTTTTTATAAGCACCTTTATTAGTTTCTGCATAAAAAAGTTCATCTAAAATGGGATTATAAACAATTCCAAATTTAGGCTTCTTATTTTCATATACCCCAATACTTATAGCACAGTGAGGTATCTGATGAAAAAAATTTGTAGTACCGTCAATCGGGTCGATTATAATGGAATTATTAAATTCTTCTTTTGTTGATTCTTCGGCAATAATTGAATATCCGAATTTTTTGAATTTATTTTTTAAAAATTCCTCTATCAAAACATCATAATTGGTAACCAAATCTTTTTTGCCTTTTAAATTTACCTGCTTTTTAGAATAAAAACCTTCTTTAAATATAACTCCGGCTTCTTTTACAATTTCAATAAATTCATTTATCATTTTTTACCTTTAACAAA
This genomic stretch from Lebetimonas natsushimae harbors:
- the secA gene encoding preprotein translocase subunit SecA, whose amino-acid sequence is MVKSIFRKIFGTRNDRELKRYFKRVKDINALEDKYHKMSDEEIKNEFNKIKENVLKEIEKEDREVVLERYLNDVFAMVREASQRVLGMRHFDVQLVGGMVLHEGKIAEMKTGEGKTLVATLPVVLNAILGKGVHVVTVNDYLAKRDATQMGKLYSFFGLTTGVIVSGMDDEERKKAYQCDVTYGTNSEFGFDYLRDNMVFDINDKVQRGHYYAIVDEVDSILIDEARTPLIISGPANKRVEDYIRADEVAKKLIKDKHFTVDEKDKVVLLTEEGIREAEKLFGVDNLYTPENAILAHHLDQALKANYLFQNGKDYIVRKGEVLIVDEFTGRIAEGRRFSEGLHQALEAKEGVEIQEESQTFAETTYQNYFRLYEKLAGMTGTAQTEATEFIEIYGLEVISIPTNKPVIRKDLNDLVYKTAEEKFEAVVKKIKELHKKGQPVLVGTTSVEKSEYLSRLLKKEKIPHTVLNAKHHEKEAEIIAQAGRKGAVTVATNMAGRGVDIKIDDEVKKLGGLYIIGTERHESRRIDNQLRGRSGRQGDPGVSQFYLSLEDDLLRIFGSDRIKRIMDRLGIERGEHIDSKIVSRAIENAQKKVESMHFEARKHILKYDDVANEQRKVIYKFRDQILDPNFNIEEKIKEIREDFVEYILAESEIFPHTLEEDFNYEKLVAQLKEYTGVDFNEEELKNKDYEELKKYILEKLEKSFEDKFKDASKEDRERILRQVLLQVLDESWRDHLYMMDILKTGIGLRGYNQKDPLVEYKKESFTLFEELIQRIKIESSKILHNLQIEYQMPQVDPEIAEFLKAIEGKKVDEILNKIPDIPEHMEEKDIDEILKNLDEETKKLQAEFEAKQAKKRVKRNDPCPCGSGKKYKDCCGKSPKF
- the lolA gene encoding LolA-like outer membrane lipoprotein chaperone, whose amino-acid sequence is MKNRKWIIILLLISNLFALNLPKNFTAEFTQYIYQSSKKLTYRGIVIINNNQVYWKYTYPNIKEIWIKDKVYVYEPDLMQVTISKKPKLNLFKILKNAKKLNNNLYVATADNKEIYFIYDKTLKKAYYTDDIGNRVEIYFKKLNKNLKIPPLNFPKNIDFIYQN
- a CDS encoding Na/Pi cotransporter family protein, which codes for MIEAFAGLGLFLFGIYLFEDILKKLSSKSFKKIVNKLTGSNIKAFFSSIFFTAVFQSSSFVTLITLSLIGVGLINLENAIAVIFGANIGTTFTAWLVAVFGFEVNLMPLFYLFIGIGGFSILVENEKIKRIMLLLFAVGLLFYGLEIMKDSMQVFSKNFNINEYKNYPLIVFLLLGFLITAIIQSSSASIAIIQSALYSGVVDFNMASAFVIGANIGTTVTALIGSIGGNSDKKRLALAHVLFNISIGIIAFIFIKYLVNITLYFTDGLDNVLKIAFFHTLFNVLGVIIWFPFIDFYAKSLKKIIKDKKRSVVKYINSVDINISNLAIDALNKEIDRLSKKISNFALLAIYIPPSKIDKPVDKLLEENQDMIDVDFNKLYEEIREIEGEIYKFISHLKQNEEIMKLLKKTMYLATAAKSIKDMLGDIDRIYKEEGLEEFLQNIRYQILKATVLFIDYLNGNDVYDEIEKIYDQLAKSYKKASDIIKLISKNSQVSADINAIMINMLHLSKSYIKSLRNIMMLNSDK
- a CDS encoding inositol monophosphatase family protein, whose amino-acid sequence is MINEFIEIVKEAGVIFKEGFYSKKQVNLKGKKDLVTNYDVLIEEFLKNKFKKFGYSIIAEESTKEEFNNSIIIDPIDGTTNFFHQIPHCAISIGVYENKKPKFGIVYNPILDELFYAETNKGAYKNKKKIKVSEFSDFGRALIATGFPYSGAENKDDLNWVVDKLSKILPKCQDIRRFGSAALDLCYVAEGRFDGYYEINLKPWDVSAGIIILKEAGGTISNEKGSGFNMFEDKCIVASNGIIHKKFLKFFND